The Flavipsychrobacter sp. genome contains the following window.
TATCCAAATTGAATGCCTGCACCCTTATAGGCACAAAATCACCTGTAGCCCTTGTACCTGTAGGCGTAAAGCCAGTAAATTCCTTTAAGTTGCTCGACCAGTTGCTACCCAACTGTGCCCCCAAAGAGAGTTTAGGCAGTAGCGCACTTTTAGATGCTGCAAAACCTTTCTTAGCTGCTTTCAAACGATATTCGCTACCTTCTATGCTGCCAAAATGCTGTAGCGCCTCTATATAGATATCCTCAGGCGATAAACCTGCTATATTTATTACTTCGCCAATAGCTACATCGGGCACATAGACATCAAAAGGCTCTTCAAAATCTAGATTGAGTATGGCCTTTATATCTAGTATAGCAGCGTTATAATTAGTTATTGCTGTGATAAGACTTGAACTATCTGTAGCCAATTGAGACTCCAGCTGCGCTACATTTAGCTCTGGTAGCCTACCGGCTTCAGCAAATTGTCGAGTTTGCTTCAATTGTGCTAACGATAGACTTACTTGCTTCTCATTGATCGCTACTTGCTCTTTAGCCAACAAGGCACGTAGATACCCTGTAGCTACGTTCAAAGACACATCATTCTTTAGCTGCTCCAGATCTGCTGAGGCAGCTCTTAAGGAGAACTTATTCTGTGCTATGGTATTTCTTCTCTGAAACCAACCAAAAACAAGCACATCTACATTACCAGATAAAGAAAGGAAATCGTAGCTAGAGCCATCAACAAACTGGTTGGATGTAGGGTCTACCGATCTACCATAACTGCGCCCTAGAGTAGAGTTAGCATTCACATTGGGCAGCTGAGACAATTGACTTTGTCTTAGCGTCAGTTTAGAGAGCCTCTGATTGAGTACATTTTGCTTTATAGAGATATTATGGTCGAGCGCATAAGAAATAGCTTCTTGCAAAGACCAAGTACCACCCTCTACTTGTGCAGAAGAATTGATAGACAATAAACATACACCTAATAAAGTGCACAATACTCTCAACATGGTGCAAAAATAGTTTAAAAAAGCACTAGTATTAAAACGGCGCTTATTATTTAGGTTTCTTTTCAGTTTTTTCTTTATCCTTAGCTTTTTTGTCTTCTACTGGAGTCACTTCTTCACAGTCGCCTTTACCATGCTCTTCTTCTTCCAATGTCTGCATCTCTTCAGGTCTTTTAAGAGACTCTACATAAGCAATATACCCACCAAACTGAGCCATTAATTGATAACCTGATCTGGTCAATTCTATTTTACCGGAATTGCCATAACCAACAACGGGTTTTATTAAGCCCGTACTGGTCATTACCTCCCAAAGCCTCTCTGCTTCTTTATGCGGTATCTGAACTTTTGCGGGTTTATATATATCATCTTCCAGATGCAACACATCTATATCAGCATTGTTATATAAAGTGCGGAGCACTAGATCGATCACATGCTTATCTATTTCACTTCTGTCTACAATTGTAGTAGCTTGTACTTCCTGTTTCTTTACCGACCTCTTTGGTCTTTTCTTTTCTGCCATATATAATTTGAATACTGTATTTCTCAAAAAACTACTCTGCGAAAGTACGTATTTGAATAATGATGCTTAAATTACTCAATTGAAAATTGGAAACTATACACACAGCAATATTTTTGTTATAAATTAACCTTTTATGCAGCGTATCAATGTTCTACTTAATAAACTGGCAG
Protein-coding sequences here:
- a CDS encoding TolC family protein codes for the protein MLRVLCTLLGVCLLSINSSAQVEGGTWSLQEAISYALDHNISIKQNVLNQRLSKLTLRQSQLSQLPNVNANSTLGRSYGRSVDPTSNQFVDGSSYDFLSLSGNVDVLVFGWFQRRNTIAQNKFSLRAASADLEQLKNDVSLNVATGYLRALLAKEQVAINEKQVSLSLAQLKQTRQFAEAGRLPELNVAQLESQLATDSSSLITAITNYNAAILDIKAILNLDFEEPFDVYVPDVAIGEVINIAGLSPEDIYIEALQHFGSIEGSEYRLKAAKKGFAASKSALLPKLSLGAQLGSNWSSNLKEFTGFTPTGTRATGDFVPIRVQAFNLDTLLPVFQQVGTFATRDVPLQQQLDNNFRQTVTLNLNIPLFNGWQAQTAAKQARINVQTQELNKYQAELKLKQDVYKAYNDAKNALQKYNAANRAMVAATRAYDFAEKRYELGLTNTIEYLTTQNNQFSAAANFASAKYDLIFKLKVIDYYLGKEIKL